CCGGCTGGCCGTCGCGTCCGTACGAGATCACCGCGTAGTCGCTCTTCGTACCCGGCACCTGATACACATACGCGTGGCCCCACGGATCGAGCGGCACTTCCTTCTTCAGATACGGACCAGCCCATTTGTCCGCGTTCGCCGGTTTGACGACGAGCGCATTGAGGCTTTCGTCGGCGGCGGGATAACGGCCGACGTCGAGCCGGAAGTTATCGACTGACTTGGTGAAGACATCGATCTGCGCACGCGCGATCGTCGCCTGCGACTTGCCGAGTTGCGAGAAATAGCGCGGCCCAACGAGCGCCGCCAGCATGCCGATGATGACGAGCACCACGAGCAGTTCGAGCAGCGTGAAGCCCTTGTGTTTCGTGCGCCACGCGCTGTGTTTTGCAAGTGCGCGGCGTTGTGTGAC
This genomic interval from Paraburkholderia sabiae contains the following:
- the gspG gene encoding type II secretion system major pseudopilin GspG; the encoded protein is MQSVTQRRALAKHSAWRTKHKGFTLLELLVVLVIIGMLAALVGPRYFSQLGKSQATIARAQIDVFTKSVDNFRLDVGRYPAADESLNALVVKPANADKWAGPYLKKEVPLDPWGHAYVYQVPGTKSDYAVISYGRDGQPGGTGEDADISSE